TCCAGGAGCGCGAGATCATCTACCACCCGCGCGTCGGGGAGTCGAAGCTGCGCTCGTTCGAGGATGGGTGGCGGCACCTGCGCTTCATGGTCCTGCACAGCCCGACCGTGCTCCTGCTCGTGCCGGGCATCCTCTGCTGGTTCGCGGCGTTCGCCTACTCGCTCTGGCTCTCCTTCGGGGACCTGGGCTTCGGGCCGCGCGGCATCCCGATCGGCGCGTTCTTCGCGGCCGGCGTGATGAACATCGTCAGCGTGCAGCTGGTGACGATGGGGCTGCTCGCGAAGGCCTACGCCCACCTCAGCGGCCTGCGCAACGACCCGCTCATCGCCCGCTTCTACCGCCTGATCACCTTCGAGAAGGCCACGATCTTCGGCGGCCTGTTCCTGGCGGCCGCGGTCGGCATCGCCGCCGTGGACTACTTCACCCCGCTGCGCCCGATGTGGACGCAGCGGCGCCTCTTCCTCGCGGCGAGCCTCGGCATCTCGGGGGTGCAGATCATGTCCTCGGCCTACCTCTTCTCGATCATGGCGCTGCCCCGGCACCCCGAGCGCCACGGCGGCGCCGGCAGGGCGCGCTGAGCCCGCGCGGATGGGGGAGCTGACATCCCTTCCGTCGGCGTCGGTCGTCATCCCGGTCCTCAACGCCGCGCCGTACCTGCCCGCGCTCCTCGAGGCGTTCGCCCGGCAGGCGCCCCGTCCGCCCCTGGAGGTGATCCTCGTGGACTCCGGGTCGACCGACGGCACGGCGGCGCTGGCCGCGGGCCGGCCCGGGGTCAGGGTCATCCCGATCGAGCGCTTCACGCACGGCCGCTCCCGCAACCTCGGGGCGCGCGCCGCGGCGGGGGAGGTCGTCGTCTTCCTCTCGCAGGACGCGCTCCCGGCAGACGAGCGCTGGCTCGCGGAGCTGCTGGCGCCGTTTGCGGACGGGCGGGTCGCGGCGGCGTACTCGCGGCAGATCGCGCGCGACGACGCCAACCCGATGGAGCGGCACTTCCTCGAGACCCGCTTCCCGCCCGGCGAGCCGATCGCGCGCGTCGCCGGCCCGGGGGAGTCCTCGCTGGAGCAGGTCTTCTTCTCGAACGTCAGCTCGGCGGTGCGGCGCGAGGCGCTGCTCGAGCACCCCTTCGACGAGGAGCTGATCATGAGCGAGGACCAGCAGCTCTCGCGGGACCTGCTCGCCGCAGGCTTCCGGGTGGTCTACCGGCCCTCCTCCGCGGTGCTGCACTCGCACAACTACACGCTCGGGAGCGTCTTCCGGCGCTACTTCGACAGCGTCTACTCGCTCACCGTGATCTTCCGCGGCCACACGGTCTCGACCAGCCTCGGGATGGGGCTGCGCTACGCGCTCGCCGAGGTCTGGTACATGGTGCGCCACCACCCGCTCTGGCTGCCGTACTACGCCCTGTACTTCGCGGCCAAGTCGCTCGGCACGCTCTTCGGCCACGCCGCCGAGGCGCTGCCG
Above is a genomic segment from bacterium containing:
- a CDS encoding glycosyltransferase, translating into MGELTSLPSASVVIPVLNAAPYLPALLEAFARQAPRPPLEVILVDSGSTDGTAALAAGRPGVRVIPIERFTHGRSRNLGARAAAGEVVVFLSQDALPADERWLAELLAPFADGRVAAAYSRQIARDDANPMERHFLETRFPPGEPIARVAGPGESSLEQVFFSNVSSAVRREALLEHPFDEELIMSEDQQLSRDLLAAGFRVVYRPSSAVLHSHNYTLGSVFRRYFDSVYSLTVIFRGHTVSTSLGMGLRYALAEVWYMVRHHPLWLPYYALYFAAKSLGTLFGHAAEALPRPIARACSFHRYHWD